A genomic region of Lytechinus pictus isolate F3 Inbred chromosome 2, Lp3.0, whole genome shotgun sequence contains the following coding sequences:
- the LOC129254223 gene encoding uncharacterized protein LOC129254223, which produces MVLMALVDLQYRFLWIDCGGVGSMSDAQIFNDSELKECRSDGSIGFPEPDPLPNDDQPTPYFILADDAFGLRTFLMKPYGRRGLDRQQRIYNYKVSSGHRVVENAFGIMAQRWQVLLSTMQQAPSVVQDIIECCVCLHNLMRERYPTLQNTLLDQEDDEHNMQPGEWRQEVNMHDIQQIVGDTVAGKKQRES; this is translated from the coding sequence ATGGTACTCATGGCACTTGTCGATCTCCAGTACAGATTTCTCTGGATCGACTGTGGTGGGGTTGGTTCCATGTCAGATGCACAAATCTTCAACGATTCCGAACTCAAGGAATGTCGTAGTGATGGCAGCATTGGTTTTCCCGAGCCAGATCCCCTACCCAATGATGATCAGCCAACACCATACTTCATCCTGGCTGATGATGCCTTCGGACTAAGGACCTTCCTGATGAAGCCCTACGGACGGAGAGGCCTAGACCGACAGCAGCGCATCTACAACTACAAGGTATCTAGCGGGCACCGTGTGGTAGAGAATGCGTTTGGAATCATGGCTCAGAGATGGCAAGTGCTATTGTCCACCATGCAGCAGGCACCAAGTGTTGTTCAGGACATCATAGAGTGTTGTGTGTGTCTCCACAACCTCATGAGAGAACGCTACCCAACTCTCCAGAATACCCTGCTAGATCAGGAAGATGATGAACACAACATGCAGCCTGGAGAATGGAGACAGGAGGTCAACATGCATGACATACAGCAGATAGTTGGTGACACGGTCGCTGGGAAAAAACAGAGGGAGTCTTAA